Proteins encoded by one window of Streptomyces sp. LX-29:
- a CDS encoding MoxR family ATPase, producing MKDWWIYGGEGAQEARRTVLTGLEAPPWRQFAGTPDPEYTAPRNEGTAWERTEARGRGYVPDESEKDAVNTALYLRRPLLVTGKPGVGKSTLAYSVAADLGLGPVLHWPITSRTTLRDGLYHYDAIGRLQDANLHQMRTGGPGRATPDPAPETSAGSADGGAGAADASSITPYLRLGPLGTALLAQDQPRVLLVDEIDKSDIDLPGDLLTVFEEGEFEIPELARLAVRQPSARIATDDSPDDLVRVERGRVRCRAFPVVVLTSNGERDFPPPFLRRCIRLHMEPPGREKLERIVRARLRIAPEDGRYEDLIQSFITRGADGDLATDQLLNAIHLRLNNAWSGPEERERFLSTVMQRLTGPST from the coding sequence GAGGCACGGCGGACCGTGCTGACCGGTCTGGAGGCGCCGCCCTGGCGGCAGTTCGCCGGCACCCCCGACCCGGAGTACACCGCGCCGCGGAACGAGGGCACGGCCTGGGAGCGCACCGAGGCCCGCGGCCGTGGCTATGTGCCGGACGAGTCGGAGAAGGACGCCGTCAACACCGCGCTGTACCTGCGCCGACCGCTGCTGGTCACCGGCAAGCCGGGGGTGGGCAAGTCCACGTTGGCGTACAGCGTCGCCGCCGACCTCGGGCTGGGCCCGGTGCTCCACTGGCCCATCACCAGCCGGACCACCCTGCGCGACGGGCTGTACCACTACGACGCCATCGGCCGGCTCCAGGACGCCAATCTGCACCAGATGCGGACCGGGGGGCCGGGGCGGGCGACACCCGACCCCGCTCCGGAGACGTCCGCGGGCTCCGCCGACGGCGGGGCCGGGGCCGCGGACGCCTCCTCCATCACCCCGTACCTCCGGCTGGGCCCGCTGGGCACCGCGCTGCTGGCCCAGGACCAGCCGCGGGTGCTGCTGGTGGACGAGATCGACAAGAGCGACATCGACCTGCCCGGCGATCTGCTCACCGTCTTCGAGGAGGGCGAGTTCGAGATTCCCGAACTAGCGCGGCTGGCCGTGCGACAGCCGTCCGCGCGCATCGCCACCGACGACTCCCCGGACGACCTGGTCCGGGTCGAACGGGGCCGGGTCCGCTGCCGTGCCTTCCCCGTCGTGGTGCTGACCAGCAACGGGGAGCGCGACTTCCCACCCCCCTTCCTGCGCCGCTGCATTCGGCTGCACATGGAGCCGCCCGGGCGGGAGAAGCTGGAGCGGATCGTGCGCGCCCGGCTCCGCATCGCCCCGGAGGACGGGCGCTACGAGGACCTGATCCAGAGCTTCATCACCCGCGGCGCCGACGGCGACCTCGCCACCGACCAGTTGCTCAACGCCATCCACCTGCGGCTGAACAACGCCTGGTCCGGCCCCGAGGAGCGCGAGCGGTTCCTGAGCACGGTCATGCAACGGCTCACCGGCCCGTCGACGTGA